The window CGGCTCGACGTCGTCGTCGTCGAGAACGGCTCGGGTGACGACAGCCTGGCCCGGCTCCGCGCCGCATTCGCGGGCGACGAGCGGGTGCGCGTGATCGAGTCGGCCGAGAACCTCGGCTTCGCCGGCGGCTCCAACCTCGGTGCGGCGAGCGCCCGCGGCGAGTTCGTCGCCTTCCTGAACAGCGACGCCAAGCCGCACGCGGCCTGGGTGCGCGAGGCGGTGGCGCAGTTCGAGACCAGCCCGGCGGTCGCCGCGGTCGGCAGCAAGGTGCTCGACTGGGAGGGCAAGGTGGTCGACTTCGTCGGCGGCAGCCTGACCTGGTTCGGCATGGGCTACAAGGATCACGAGAACCAGCCCGACGACGAGCGCTTCCAGGAGCCCCGCGACATCCTCTACGGCACCGGCTCGGCGCTGTTCGTGCGCGCGTCGGCCTTCGCCGAGGCGGGCGGCTTCGACGAGCGCTTCTTCATGTTCTACGAGGACGTCGACCTCGGCTGGCGCCTGAACCTGCTCGGCTACCGGGTGCGCTTCGCCCCCGCGTCGATCGTCTACCACCGCCACCACGCCTCGATGCGGAGCTTCGGCCCCTACCGGGAGAGCTACCTGCTCGAGCGCAACGCCCTGGCCACCCTCTACAAGAACCTCTCGGCCGAGAACCTCGGCCGCTTCCTGCCCGGGGCGATGGCCCTGCTCGCCCGGCGCGCGGTCGCGAAGAGCGACCTCGACTCGCAGCTGTTCGACATCCGCCGCTTCGACGGGGCCGCCGACGAGTTCGACGCCACGACGCCGGTGTCGAAGGAGTCGCTCGCCAGCCTGTTCGCGCTCGACCAGTTCGTCGAGGAGCTCGAGTCGCTCTCGGCGACCCGCGACGAGCTGCAGGCCGGCCGCCGCCGCACCGACGCCGAGCTGTTCCGGCTCTTCGGCAACATGATCCACCCGCTGCTCGGCGATTCCTCCTACCTCTCGGGCTTCCGCGCGGTGGTCGACGCCTTCGAGATCGAGGCGGCCACCGACCGGCGGCATGTGCTCGTGATCACGGGCGACGCGCTGGGCGAGAAGATGGCCGGCCCGGGCCTTCGCGCCTGGAAGATCAGCGAGGCGCTGAGCGCCGAGCACGACGTGCGCCTGGTCACCTGGAACGCCGCCAAGCGCCACTCCGACCGCTTCGAGGTCGAGCACGTGCAGCTGCAGAACGAGCGGCAGATGGCGGTGCACGAAGAGTGGGCCGACGTCATCTTCTTCCAGGGCTACGCCCTGCACCACTTCACCACCCTGCAGAAGAGCGAGAAGATCGTCGTCGCCGACATCTACGACCCGATGCACCTCGAGCAGCTCGAGCAGGGCCGCGAGTTCGGCACCGAGCGCTGGACCAACATCGTGCGCTCGGCCACCGAGGTGCTGAACGCGCAGCTCTCCCGCGCCGACTTCTTCCTCTGCGCCTCGGAGCGGCAGCGCCTGTTCTGGCTCGGCCAGCTGGCGGCGCTCGGGCGGATCAACCCGGCCAACTACGCCGCGGACGACTCGCTCGACGAGCTCATCTCGATCGCGCCCTTCGGCCTCGACTCAACTCCCCCGCGGCACACCCGGGACGCGGTGCGCGGCGTCGTGCCCGGCATCGGCAAGGACGACAAGCTCGTCATCTGGGGCGGCGGCATCTACAACTGGTTCGACACCCTCACCCTCGTGCGGGCGATCGGGGCGCTGGCCGAGCGCCGCCCCGACGTGCGCCTGTTCTTCATGGGCGTCGCGCATCCGAACCCCGACGTGCCTGAGATGGCGATCGTGCAGCAGACCCGGCGCCTCGCCGAGGAGCTCGGGCTGACCGGCCGGAACGTCTTCTTCAACGACTCCTGGGTCGACCTGGACGACCGGCAGAACTACCTGCTCGAGGCCGACGTCGGTGTGAGCACCCACTTCGACCACATCGAGACCACGTTCTCGTTCCGCACGCGCATCCTCGACTATCTCTGGGCCTCGCTGCCGATCGTCACGACCCGCGGCGACAGCTTCGGCGACCTGGTCGAGAAGGAGGGGCTCGGCGTGAGCGTGCCCGAGCGCGACGTCGAGGCCCTGGCCGACGCCCTCGAGCGGATGCTCTACGACGTCGACGAGCGGGCCGCGGCGGTCGAGGCGGTCGGCCGGGTGCGCGAGCGCTTCACCTGGGAGGAGACCCTCCGCCCGCTGGTGGAGTTCTGCCGCGACCCGCACCCCGCCGCCGACCGCGTGCTCGGCTCCCTCTCGGCCCCGATCGAGCTCGGCGGAGCCGGGCGCCGTCGTCGGCCGGTCACCGCCGAGGAGAAGTTCCAGGCCATCTCGACCAGGCGGCACGGGATCGGGCGCGACATCGCGCTGGCCCGCCACTACCTCACGAACGGCGGCGTCTCGTCGCTGATCGCCAAGGTGCGCTCCCGTTCGGAGCACGCCCGCGCCGGGCGCCGCTGACGCAGCGGTCGGCGCGCCCCGCGCCCCGGGCCTTCGCCCAGGGGCCGTGTTGTATCCTCGATCCCGGCAGTCGGCGGTGACCGCTGACCTACCCGGATGAAGGCTTTGGAGGCCGGAAGCATGACTGGCTTGCAAGAGTCCCCGCTGCAGCGGGCGAACCGACTGAGCACCGAGCCCTGGCAGCAGGCCGGCGGCCGCAGCTCGGGCGTGACGGGAACGATCGCCTCGGTGCGCGAGATCTGGGAGCAGCGACGACTGCTCCGCCTGCTCACCGGGCGTGAGCTCAAGTCGCGCTATAAGGACAGCGCGGGCGGGTTCCTCTGGAGCCTGGCCAAGCCGCTGACCCAGCTGTTCATCTACTACCTGGTGATCGGGCAGTTCCTCGGCGCCGCTCGCGGCATCGAGAACTTCGCCATCTACATCTTCGCCGGCCTCACGATCTACACGCTGTTCAGCGAGATCGTGGGTGCGGGCACCGGCTCCATCATCGCGAACGCGGGCCTGGTGAAGAAGGTGTACCTGCCGCGCGAGATCTTCCCGCTCGCCGCCGTGGGCTCGGCGCTGTTCAACTTCGCCGTGCAGTTCGTCATCCTGATCATCGCGTCGATCGTGGTCGGCACGCTGAGCTTCGGGCCGCAGCTGCTGTTCGGCCTCGGCGCCCTCGTGCTCATCCTGATCTGGGGCACCGCCGTCGGCGTGCTGCTCGCGGCGCTGAACGTCTACCTCCGCGACATCCAGTACCTCGTCGAGGTCGTGCTGCTGCTGCTCATGTGGGCTTCCCCCATCCTCTACTCGTGGCAGCAGGCCGCGGCGATCCTGCCGCAGTGGCTGCTCGAGATCTACGTCAACTCCCCCATCACGCTAGCCGTGCTGGGCTTCCAGGAGGCCTTCTGGTCGGAGGCGTCCAACGGCGTCCCCCTGCCGCACCTGGCCATCCGGATGCTGATCGCCGGCGTCGTGGGCCTCGTCGCCCTGTTCGCCGCCCAACGAGTCTTCAGCCGCCTGCAGGGCGACTTCGCACAGGAGCTGTGATGGCAGAGCACGTCCCCGTCGTCGAGGTCAACGACGTCTCGAAGCGGTTCATCATCCGCAAGGAGAAGAGCCTCAAGGAGCGCCTGGTCAACGCCGGCCGCTCGAAGCAGTTCAAAGAGGACTTCTGGGCCCTCAAGAACGTCTCGCTCGAGATCGGCTCCGGCCAGACCATCGGCCTGATCGGGCCGAACGGCTCGGGCAAGTCGACCCTGCTGAAGACCATCGGCGGCATCATCCAGCCCACCACCGGCACCATCCGCCGGCGCGGCCGCCTGGCGGCGCTGCTCGAGCTCGGCGCCGGGTTCCACCAAGACCTCACCGGACGCGAGAACGTCTACCTGAACGCCTCGATCCTGGGTCTCTCGCGCAAGCAGACCGACCTCTACTTCGACGACATCGTCGAGTTCTCCGGCATCAAGGACTTCATCGACACGCAGGTGAAGTTCTACTCCTCGGGCATGTACGTGCGGCTCGCCTTCGCGGTGGCCGTGCACGTCGACCCCGACCTGCTGCTCGTCGACGAGGTGCTCGCCGTCGGCGACGAGGCCTTCCAGCGCAAGTGCCTCGACAAGATCCGCTCCTTCCAGCGCGAGGGCCGCACCATCGTGCTGGTCACCCACTCGCTCGGCCAGATCACCGAGTTCTGCGACCGCGCCGTGCTGCTGAACAAGGGCGAGGTGCTCTTCGACGGCGTGCCGCACGAGGCCGTCCGCGACTTCCGCGACGTGCTCGAGGAGCGGCGTCAGGGCGAGGCCGAGGCCCACAACGCCACCCATGAGGAGAAGGTGCCCGTGAACAACGGCCGCATCGTCTCCACCACGGTGCACGCCGCCGGCCGGGCCGAGGGCGACCCCGTGCATCCGGGCGACGACCTCATCGTGCGCGTCACCTACGAGCACCCCACGGGCCTGCCCGACTGGATCGCCGCGATCCAGATCGACAACGTGCAGGGCGTGCCGGTCTACGGCACCGCCTCCCCGCGCACGAAGCTCGACCTCGGCACGCTGCGCGAGCCCACCACCGTGGAGTTCGTGCTGCACGACGTGCAGTTCGGCACCGGAAAGTACTTCATCAACTCCACGCTGATGAACCGCGAGCGGGCCCACGTGCACGACGTGCCCCAGGCCGTCTCGTTCGACGTGCCCTACTACGACCTCGCGGTCGGCATCCTGCACGCCCAGCCGGAGATCCGCGTCGTCGGCGCCTGAGCGCCGGGGCTTCAGCATGGCGGGTGAAGCGGATGCCCGGGTCACCGTCTCGGCGATCCTGGTCAATTGGCGCCAGCCCGAGCTCACCTCCCGGGCCGTCGCCTCACTCGAACGGCAGACCGGTCTCGCGGAGCGCGGCCTCGACCTCGCCGTCGTGATCGTCGACAACGGATCCGGCGACGGCTCGTTGGCGCTGCTGCGGGAGCGGCACCCGCAGCACCTCGTGATCGACGGCGGGCGCAACGACGGCTTCGGTGCGGGCGTGAACACGGGCATCCGTGCCCGGCCCGCCGACGTCTACGTGCTGCTCAACAACGACGCCGAGGCCGAGCCGGGCTTCGTGGCGGCGCTCGTCGACGAGCTGCGCGCGGCCGGGGGTACCGGCAACGACCGGCGCGGTGCCGTCACCGCGCGCATCCTGCTCGCCGGCACCGACCCGCTGCTCGTCAACAGCACCGGCAACGAGATGACCCGCTCGGGCAACGGCCGCGACCGCGACTGGCTCGTGCCCGCCGCCGACGAGCACCGCCCGGCCGGCGAGGTGATGGGCTTCTCGGGCGGCGCGGCAGCGCTCGACGCGCGCGCCCTCGACGACGTGGGGCTGTTCGACGAGAGCCTGTTCATGTACTACGAGGACACCGACCTCTCCTGGCGGCTGCGGCGCGCGGGCTGGAGCATCCGCTACTCCCCCGACGCCGTCGTGCACCACGCGCACGCCGCCTCCTCGGGCACGGGCAGCGACGTCTTCCGCTTCAGCAACGAGCGCAACCGGATGCTCGTGGCCCTCCGCCACGCGCCGGCCCCCGTCGCTCTCACCGCCGTCGCCCGCACCGCGGCCGGCACCCTGCGCGCCCTGCTCGCCGTGGCGCGCACCCCCTCGCCGGAGCACCGCGCCGACGCCCGACGGCGCCTGCGCTCGTTCGGCTCGGCCCTGCGTCTGACCCCGGCGAACCTCGCCCTCCGGGTGCGGATCGACCGTGCCGCCCGGGTGCCGCGGCGGGCCGTCGCCGCCTTCCTGGTCGCCGAGTGAGCCGCGGGGCGGCGGGTATGCTGGAGGCTGCCTCCGGGCGCCCCTCCCGGAACGAGACCTAGGACAGCGTGGTGAGCACTCAGATCCCAGTCCTCCTCGACGCGACGAGCCTGCCGCCGTCGTGGGGCGGAGTCGCCCGCTACATCGAGGGGTTGCTGACGGGCCTCGGCGAGCTCGGGGTGTCGCTCGACGTCGTCGTGAAGCCCGGTGACCTCGAGCGCCTGCGCACCGCGGCGCCCGGCCACCGCTACCACGCGGGCCCCCCCTCGCTCGCGAAGCGCCCCGTGCGCCTGCTCTGGGAGCAGCTCGGCCTGCCCCGCCTGGCCGCCCGGTTGGGGGTATCGGCCATCCACTCGCCGCACTACACCTTCCCCCTCGCCACCCGGCGGGCCCGGGTCGTCACCCTGCACGACGCCACCTTCTTCACCGACCCCGGCGTGCACTCGCGCCTGAAGCGCACCTTCTTCACGAGCTGGACGCGATGGGCGGGGCGTCGCGCCGACGCCCTCGTGGCGCCGAGCCGGGCCACCGCGCAGGCGGTGCGCGACGCGGTCGCCGTGCGCCCCGAGATCCGGGTGGCGTACCTCGGGGTCGACCCCGCGGTCTTCCGCCCGCCCGCACCCGCCGCCGTCGAGGCCTTCGCTGCCGCGCACGGCCTGGGCACCGGCGACGACAGCGGCAACGGCAGCAGCGGCGACGGCTGGATCGCCTTCCTCGGCACCATCGAGCCGCGCAAGAACGTGCCCGCCCTGCTCGCCGCCTACGCGAGCCTCCGCGCCGAGCGCAGCGGCCGCGGCCTCGCGACCCCCGCCCTCGTGCTCTCGGGCTCCCGCGGCTGGGACGAGGAGGCCGCACGCCTGCTCGACACCCCGCGCGACGGCGTGACCGAGGCCGGCTACCTCCCGCTCGACGAGCTCGGCGCCTTCCTCGGCGGCGCCACCGTCGTCGCCTACCCCTCGCTCGGCGAGGGCTTCGGCCTGCCCGTGCTCGAGGCGATGGCCAGCGGCGGCACGGTGCTCACCACCGATCGCCTCTCCATCCCCGAGGTCGGCGGCGACGCCGTGGCCTACACCGAGCCGGATGCGCGGTCGATCGCCGAGGCCCTCGGCCGGCTGCTCGAGGAGCCGGGGCGCCGCGCGGAGCTGTCCGGTGCCGCCCTCCGGCGTTCGCGCGAGTTCACCTGGGCCGCCTGCGCACGGGTGCACCTCGACGCCTACGCCGATGCGGGTGTCGCGACGGGGGTGGCCGCGTGACGGCGCAGCGCGCATCCGGAGCCCGCCCCCGCATCGCGGTGGTGACCGTCAGCTACGACTCGGCCGCCGTGCTGGGGCCGTTCCTCGACTCGGTGCCGGCCGCCGCGGCGCGCACCGAGCTCGACGTGGTCGTGGCCGACAACAAGCCGGGCTCCCCCGCCCGTGCCGAGGTCGAGCGCCTGGTCGCCGACGCCGGCGGCCGCTACCTGCCGATGACGGGCAACGTGGGCTACGGGCACGCGATCAACGAGGCCGTCGCCTCGCTGGGCGGCGACCACGAGTTCGTGCTCGTCTCGAACCCCGACGTGGTGCTGGCGCCCGGCTCGGTCGACGTGCTCGTCGACACCATGCTCGAGCTCGACGACGCCGGCGCGATCGGCCCGAAGATCCTCGAGAGCGACGGCAGCGCCTACCCCTCCGCGCGATCGGTCCCCTCGATCCGAAACGGCATCGGGCACGCGCTGTTCGCCAATGTCTGGCCGGCCAACCCGTGGACGCGGTCGTACCGCCTCGAGATCGGCGAGAACCCCGTGCGCCGCGACGCGGGCTGGCTCTCGGGGTCCTGCTTCCTCGTGCGGAGGGAGGTGTTCGACGCCCTCGGGGGCTTCGACACCGGCTACTTCATGTACTTCGAGGACGTCGACCTCGGCTACCGCATCGGCCAGGCGGGGTGGCGGAACGTCTACGAGCCGGCCGCCGAGGTGCTGCACACCGGCGCGCACTCCACCACCACGGAGTCGGCGCGCATGCTGCAGGCGCACCACGACAGCGCCAAGCGCTTCCTCGCCAAGAAGTACTCGGGGCCGCTCTGGTGGCCGCTCCGCGCCGTGCTGTCGCTCGGCCTCGGCGTGCGCTCGGCGTTCGTGCGGCGGCGCTCGGCGCACTGAGCGCCAACTCTGCGCCTCTCCCCGCCTCTGCGCCTCTCCCCGCCTCCGGTCCTGCTCGGGGCGCGTTCGCTAGGGTGGAGGCTGGACGAACCCGACCAGAGATGGAGATCCGCCCGGTGAAGCTCGCAATGACCCTGATGGTGCGCGACGAAGCGGACATCATCGGGCCCATGATCGACCACCACCTCGCGCAGGGTGTCGACATCCTGATCGTCACCGACAACGGTTCGGGCGACGGCACCGCCGAGATCCTGCAGCGCTACGCCGACGAGGGGCGCATCGAGCTGCGGCACGACCCGGTGCACCGCAAGCAGCAGAGCCCCGTCGTCACCCGCATGGCCCGCGACGCCGCCGCGCTGCACGGCGCCGACTGGGTGATCAACGCCGACGCCGACGAGTTCTTCGCGCCCGTCGACCGCTCGCTCACGCTGCACCAGGTGTTCGAGCGACTCGACCCCGCCATCCGCTCCTTCCTCGTGCCCGTCACGAACCTCACCGGCACAGCCGCCGAGGCGGGCACCGGCTTCGACCGGCTGGTCTACCGCGACCACCGTCCCGTCGAGCAGCTGCGCGCCACCGGCCTCCGCGACCACCCCACGGCCGACGCGGTGCACGTGGGCGACCCCGAGGTCGACGTCATCCAGGGCAACCACTTCGTCAGCATCGCCTCGGCCGGCCTGCCGCCCGAGGAGCTCGCCATCGAGGTGCTGCACCTGCCCTGGCGCTCCTGGGCCCAGTACCGGCACAAGGTCGAGGTCTCGGGCCGCGCCTACGACGAGAACCCCGAGCTCACCCCGAGCCCGAACCACCACGGCATGCGCGACTACCGGCGCCTGCAGTCGGGCGCGCTGCTGCCGTTCTACCTCCTGCGCCACCCCGATGAGCGCGAGCTCGCCGAGGGCGTCGCCGCCGGCCACTTCGTCGAAGAGCGGATGCTCGCCGGCACGCTCGCGTCCCCCGTCGCCGACGTGCCCTTCGATCCGGCCCTGCTCGAGCGCTTCCGCGAGTTCGCGCCTGCCCTCCGGGACGCCGAGGCGCGCGGCTTCAGCCTGCTCACCTCGGTGGAGGAGCGCCTCCGGTTGAGCGAGGAGGAGAGCGCCCGCGCCCTGGAGACCCTCGAGGCCGAGCTGCGCGGCGAGATCAACGCCGCGAGCGACCGGCTGGGTGCCGTCGACCACGAGCGGCGGCTGGCCCAGGAGGAGCTCGCGCTCACCCGGGCGCACGCGGCATCGCTCGAGGCCGAGATCGCGCGTCTGCGGCACCGGCCCGAGGTGCGGGTGGCGAACCGGCTGCGGCGGGCGCTGCCGGGCAGCAGGGGCTGACTCCGGCTCTCGCGCCAGGCGTGAGCTCGCGCAGGCCGCCAGCGCGCGCAGGCCGACAGCCGGTGCCGGCCGTCAGCTCGCGCAGGCCGTCAGGCCGGCCACTCCCGCGCCGAGCGTGTCGGCTCCGCCGAGC of the Herbiconiux flava genome contains:
- a CDS encoding glycosyltransferase family 4 protein, producing MSTQIPVLLDATSLPPSWGGVARYIEGLLTGLGELGVSLDVVVKPGDLERLRTAAPGHRYHAGPPSLAKRPVRLLWEQLGLPRLAARLGVSAIHSPHYTFPLATRRARVVTLHDATFFTDPGVHSRLKRTFFTSWTRWAGRRADALVAPSRATAQAVRDAVAVRPEIRVAYLGVDPAVFRPPAPAAVEAFAAAHGLGTGDDSGNGSSGDGWIAFLGTIEPRKNVPALLAAYASLRAERSGRGLATPALVLSGSRGWDEEAARLLDTPRDGVTEAGYLPLDELGAFLGGATVVAYPSLGEGFGLPVLEAMASGGTVLTTDRLSIPEVGGDAVAYTEPDARSIAEALGRLLEEPGRRAELSGAALRRSREFTWAACARVHLDAYADAGVATGVAA
- a CDS encoding ABC transporter ATP-binding protein; the protein is MAEHVPVVEVNDVSKRFIIRKEKSLKERLVNAGRSKQFKEDFWALKNVSLEIGSGQTIGLIGPNGSGKSTLLKTIGGIIQPTTGTIRRRGRLAALLELGAGFHQDLTGRENVYLNASILGLSRKQTDLYFDDIVEFSGIKDFIDTQVKFYSSGMYVRLAFAVAVHVDPDLLLVDEVLAVGDEAFQRKCLDKIRSFQREGRTIVLVTHSLGQITEFCDRAVLLNKGEVLFDGVPHEAVRDFRDVLEERRQGEAEAHNATHEEKVPVNNGRIVSTTVHAAGRAEGDPVHPGDDLIVRVTYEHPTGLPDWIAAIQIDNVQGVPVYGTASPRTKLDLGTLREPTTVEFVLHDVQFGTGKYFINSTLMNRERAHVHDVPQAVSFDVPYYDLAVGILHAQPEIRVVGA
- a CDS encoding glycosyltransferase, encoding MKIAMPEAQSGVVSVVVVNFRGADDTIECVSQLSQVDWPRERLDVVVVENGSGDDSLARLRAAFAGDERVRVIESAENLGFAGGSNLGAASARGEFVAFLNSDAKPHAAWVREAVAQFETSPAVAAVGSKVLDWEGKVVDFVGGSLTWFGMGYKDHENQPDDERFQEPRDILYGTGSALFVRASAFAEAGGFDERFFMFYEDVDLGWRLNLLGYRVRFAPASIVYHRHHASMRSFGPYRESYLLERNALATLYKNLSAENLGRFLPGAMALLARRAVAKSDLDSQLFDIRRFDGAADEFDATTPVSKESLASLFALDQFVEELESLSATRDELQAGRRRTDAELFRLFGNMIHPLLGDSSYLSGFRAVVDAFEIEAATDRRHVLVITGDALGEKMAGPGLRAWKISEALSAEHDVRLVTWNAAKRHSDRFEVEHVQLQNERQMAVHEEWADVIFFQGYALHHFTTLQKSEKIVVADIYDPMHLEQLEQGREFGTERWTNIVRSATEVLNAQLSRADFFLCASERQRLFWLGQLAALGRINPANYAADDSLDELISIAPFGLDSTPPRHTRDAVRGVVPGIGKDDKLVIWGGGIYNWFDTLTLVRAIGALAERRPDVRLFFMGVAHPNPDVPEMAIVQQTRRLAEELGLTGRNVFFNDSWVDLDDRQNYLLEADVGVSTHFDHIETTFSFRTRILDYLWASLPIVTTRGDSFGDLVEKEGLGVSVPERDVEALADALERMLYDVDERAAAVEAVGRVRERFTWEETLRPLVEFCRDPHPAADRVLGSLSAPIELGGAGRRRRPVTAEEKFQAISTRRHGIGRDIALARHYLTNGGVSSLIAKVRSRSEHARAGRR
- a CDS encoding glycosyltransferase family 2 protein codes for the protein MKLAMTLMVRDEADIIGPMIDHHLAQGVDILIVTDNGSGDGTAEILQRYADEGRIELRHDPVHRKQQSPVVTRMARDAAALHGADWVINADADEFFAPVDRSLTLHQVFERLDPAIRSFLVPVTNLTGTAAEAGTGFDRLVYRDHRPVEQLRATGLRDHPTADAVHVGDPEVDVIQGNHFVSIASAGLPPEELAIEVLHLPWRSWAQYRHKVEVSGRAYDENPELTPSPNHHGMRDYRRLQSGALLPFYLLRHPDERELAEGVAAGHFVEERMLAGTLASPVADVPFDPALLERFREFAPALRDAEARGFSLLTSVEERLRLSEEESARALETLEAELRGEINAASDRLGAVDHERRLAQEELALTRAHAASLEAEIARLRHRPEVRVANRLRRALPGSRG
- a CDS encoding glycosyltransferase family 2 protein; amino-acid sequence: MTAQRASGARPRIAVVTVSYDSAAVLGPFLDSVPAAAARTELDVVVADNKPGSPARAEVERLVADAGGRYLPMTGNVGYGHAINEAVASLGGDHEFVLVSNPDVVLAPGSVDVLVDTMLELDDAGAIGPKILESDGSAYPSARSVPSIRNGIGHALFANVWPANPWTRSYRLEIGENPVRRDAGWLSGSCFLVRREVFDALGGFDTGYFMYFEDVDLGYRIGQAGWRNVYEPAAEVLHTGAHSTTTESARMLQAHHDSAKRFLAKKYSGPLWWPLRAVLSLGLGVRSAFVRRRSAH
- a CDS encoding ABC transporter permease gives rise to the protein MTGLQESPLQRANRLSTEPWQQAGGRSSGVTGTIASVREIWEQRRLLRLLTGRELKSRYKDSAGGFLWSLAKPLTQLFIYYLVIGQFLGAARGIENFAIYIFAGLTIYTLFSEIVGAGTGSIIANAGLVKKVYLPREIFPLAAVGSALFNFAVQFVILIIASIVVGTLSFGPQLLFGLGALVLILIWGTAVGVLLAALNVYLRDIQYLVEVVLLLLMWASPILYSWQQAAAILPQWLLEIYVNSPITLAVLGFQEAFWSEASNGVPLPHLAIRMLIAGVVGLVALFAAQRVFSRLQGDFAQEL
- a CDS encoding glycosyltransferase family 2 protein, encoding MAGEADARVTVSAILVNWRQPELTSRAVASLERQTGLAERGLDLAVVIVDNGSGDGSLALLRERHPQHLVIDGGRNDGFGAGVNTGIRARPADVYVLLNNDAEAEPGFVAALVDELRAAGGTGNDRRGAVTARILLAGTDPLLVNSTGNEMTRSGNGRDRDWLVPAADEHRPAGEVMGFSGGAAALDARALDDVGLFDESLFMYYEDTDLSWRLRRAGWSIRYSPDAVVHHAHAASSGTGSDVFRFSNERNRMLVALRHAPAPVALTAVARTAAGTLRALLAVARTPSPEHRADARRRLRSFGSALRLTPANLALRVRIDRAARVPRRAVAAFLVAE